Proteins encoded within one genomic window of Calonectris borealis chromosome 1, bCalBor7.hap1.2, whole genome shotgun sequence:
- the PACSIN2 gene encoding protein kinase C and casein kinase substrate in neurons protein 2 isoform X1, which translates to MSGSYDDSVGVEVSSDSFWEVGNYKRTVKRIDDGHRLCNDLMNCIHERARIEKVYAQQLTEWAKRWKQLVEKGPQYGTVERAWCAFMSEAEKVSELHLEVKGSLMNEDFEKIKNWQKEAFHKQMMGGFKETKEAEDGFRKAQKPWAKKLKEVEAAKKAYHAACKEEKLAISRETNSKADPALNPEQLKKLQDKVERSKQDVLKTKEKYEKSLKELDNATPQYMENMEQVFEQCQQFEEKRLRFFREVLLEVQKHLDLSNVASYKNIYRELEQNIKTADAVEDLRWFRANQGPGMSMNWPQFEEWSADLNRTLSRREKKKASDGVTLTGINQTGDQVSQPNKHSSSLSVQSNTVQSVQSSYNPFEDEEDTGSTVSEKEDNKIKNVSSYEKNQSYPTDWSDEESNNPFSSTDANGDTNPFDEDTSPAMEVRVRALYDYEGQEQDELSFKAGDELTKMENEDEQGWCKGRLDNGQVGLYPANYVEPIQ; encoded by the exons GTTGGAAATTACAAGCGGACAGTAAAACGAATTGATGATGGTCACAGACTTTGCAATGATCTTATGAATTGTATTCATGAACGGGCACGAATAGAGAAGGTCTATGCTCAGCAGCTTACAGAATGGGCAAAAAGGTGGAAACAGCTTGTGGAAAAAG GCCCACAGTATGGAACAGTAGAAAGGGCTTGGTGTGCTTTTATGTCAGAAGCTGAAAAAGTGAGTGAACTACATCTAGAAGTAAAAGGTTCACTGATGAATGAAGACTTTGAAAAAATCAAGAACTGGCAGAAGGAAGCCTTTCATAAGCAAATGATGGGAGGATTTAAGGAAACCAAAGAAGCAGAAGATGGATTTAGGAAAGCTCAGAAACCCTGGGCAAAAAAGCTGAAAGAG GTGGAAGCTGCCAAGAAAGCATACCATGCAGCCTGCAAAGAGGAGAAACTGGCTATATCcagagaaacaaacagcaaagctGATCCAGCACTAAATCCTGAACAACTTAAGAAATTACAAGACAAAGTGGAGAGAAGCAAACAAGATGTACTAAAG ACAaaagaaaagtatgaaaaatcactgaaagaaTTAGATAATGCTACTCCTCAATATATGGAAAACATGGAGCAGGTATTTGAACAGTGTCAGCAGTTTGAGGAAAAACGCTTACGCTTCTTTCGAGAAGTGTTACTGGAAGTTCAGAAACACCTTGACTTATCTAATGTTGCAAG ttacaaaaatatCTACCGTGAACTGGAACAGAATATCAAAACAGCAGATGCTGTTGAAGACTTGCGATGGTTTAGAGCTAATCAAGGTCCAGGGATGTCAATGAATTGGCCTCAGTTTGAG GAGTGGTCTGCAGATCTGAATCGCACTCTCagtagaagagaaaagaaaaaggcttctgATGGAGTGACTCTGACTGGTATTAATCAGACAGGAGATCAAGTTTCACAGCCTAACAAACATAGCAG cAGTCTTAGTGTCCAGAGTAACACAGTGCAGTCAGTACAATCAAGTTACAATCCCTTTGAAGATGAAGAAGATACTGGGAGTACTGTCAGTGAAAAGGAGGACAATAAGATCAAAAA tgttAGCAgctatgaaaaaaaccaaagctatcCTACAGATTGGTCTGATGAAGAGTCCAACAATCCCTTCTCTTCCACTGATGCAAATGGAGACACCAATCCATTTGATGAAGATACCTCTCCTGCAATGGAGGTGAGAGTACGTGCACTCTATGACTATGAGGGCCAAGAGCAAGATGAACTCAGCTTTAAAGCTG GGGATGAGTTAACTAAAATGGAGAATGAAGATGAGCAGGGTTGGTGTAAAGGACGTCTGGACAATGGACAAGTTGGTTTATACCCAGCAAACTACGTAGAACCAATCCAGTGA
- the PACSIN2 gene encoding protein kinase C and casein kinase substrate in neurons protein 2 isoform X2: MSGSYDDSVGVEVSSDSFWEVGNYKRTVKRIDDGHRLCNDLMNCIHERARIEKVYAQQLTEWAKRWKQLVEKGPQYGTVERAWCAFMSEAEKVSELHLEVKGSLMNEDFEKIKNWQKEAFHKQMMGGFKETKEAEDGFRKAQKPWAKKLKEVEAAKKAYHAACKEEKLAISRETNSKADPALNPEQLKKLQDKVERSKQDVLKTKEKYEKSLKELDNATPQYMENMEQVFEQCQQFEEKRLRFFREVLLEVQKHLDLSNVASYKNIYRELEQNIKTADAVEDLRWFRANQGPGMSMNWPQFEEWSADLNRTLSRREKKKASDGVTLTGINQTGDQVSQPNKHSSLSVQSNTVQSVQSSYNPFEDEEDTGSTVSEKEDNKIKNVSSYEKNQSYPTDWSDEESNNPFSSTDANGDTNPFDEDTSPAMEVRVRALYDYEGQEQDELSFKAGDELTKMENEDEQGWCKGRLDNGQVGLYPANYVEPIQ; the protein is encoded by the exons GTTGGAAATTACAAGCGGACAGTAAAACGAATTGATGATGGTCACAGACTTTGCAATGATCTTATGAATTGTATTCATGAACGGGCACGAATAGAGAAGGTCTATGCTCAGCAGCTTACAGAATGGGCAAAAAGGTGGAAACAGCTTGTGGAAAAAG GCCCACAGTATGGAACAGTAGAAAGGGCTTGGTGTGCTTTTATGTCAGAAGCTGAAAAAGTGAGTGAACTACATCTAGAAGTAAAAGGTTCACTGATGAATGAAGACTTTGAAAAAATCAAGAACTGGCAGAAGGAAGCCTTTCATAAGCAAATGATGGGAGGATTTAAGGAAACCAAAGAAGCAGAAGATGGATTTAGGAAAGCTCAGAAACCCTGGGCAAAAAAGCTGAAAGAG GTGGAAGCTGCCAAGAAAGCATACCATGCAGCCTGCAAAGAGGAGAAACTGGCTATATCcagagaaacaaacagcaaagctGATCCAGCACTAAATCCTGAACAACTTAAGAAATTACAAGACAAAGTGGAGAGAAGCAAACAAGATGTACTAAAG ACAaaagaaaagtatgaaaaatcactgaaagaaTTAGATAATGCTACTCCTCAATATATGGAAAACATGGAGCAGGTATTTGAACAGTGTCAGCAGTTTGAGGAAAAACGCTTACGCTTCTTTCGAGAAGTGTTACTGGAAGTTCAGAAACACCTTGACTTATCTAATGTTGCAAG ttacaaaaatatCTACCGTGAACTGGAACAGAATATCAAAACAGCAGATGCTGTTGAAGACTTGCGATGGTTTAGAGCTAATCAAGGTCCAGGGATGTCAATGAATTGGCCTCAGTTTGAG GAGTGGTCTGCAGATCTGAATCGCACTCTCagtagaagagaaaagaaaaaggcttctgATGGAGTGACTCTGACTGGTATTAATCAGACAGGAGATCAAGTTTCACAGCCTAACAAACATAGCAG TCTTAGTGTCCAGAGTAACACAGTGCAGTCAGTACAATCAAGTTACAATCCCTTTGAAGATGAAGAAGATACTGGGAGTACTGTCAGTGAAAAGGAGGACAATAAGATCAAAAA tgttAGCAgctatgaaaaaaaccaaagctatcCTACAGATTGGTCTGATGAAGAGTCCAACAATCCCTTCTCTTCCACTGATGCAAATGGAGACACCAATCCATTTGATGAAGATACCTCTCCTGCAATGGAGGTGAGAGTACGTGCACTCTATGACTATGAGGGCCAAGAGCAAGATGAACTCAGCTTTAAAGCTG GGGATGAGTTAACTAAAATGGAGAATGAAGATGAGCAGGGTTGGTGTAAAGGACGTCTGGACAATGGACAAGTTGGTTTATACCCAGCAAACTACGTAGAACCAATCCAGTGA
- the PACSIN2 gene encoding protein kinase C and casein kinase substrate in neurons protein 2 isoform X4, whose amino-acid sequence MNCIHERARIEKVYAQQLTEWAKRWKQLVEKGPQYGTVERAWCAFMSEAEKVSELHLEVKGSLMNEDFEKIKNWQKEAFHKQMMGGFKETKEAEDGFRKAQKPWAKKLKEVEAAKKAYHAACKEEKLAISRETNSKADPALNPEQLKKLQDKVERSKQDVLKTKEKYEKSLKELDNATPQYMENMEQVFEQCQQFEEKRLRFFREVLLEVQKHLDLSNVASYKNIYRELEQNIKTADAVEDLRWFRANQGPGMSMNWPQFEEWSADLNRTLSRREKKKASDGVTLTGINQTGDQVSQPNKHSSSLSVQSNTVQSVQSSYNPFEDEEDTGSTVSEKEDNKIKNVSSYEKNQSYPTDWSDEESNNPFSSTDANGDTNPFDEDTSPAMEVRVRALYDYEGQEQDELSFKAGDELTKMENEDEQGWCKGRLDNGQVGLYPANYVEPIQ is encoded by the exons ATGAATTGTATTCATGAACGGGCACGAATAGAGAAGGTCTATGCTCAGCAGCTTACAGAATGGGCAAAAAGGTGGAAACAGCTTGTGGAAAAAG GCCCACAGTATGGAACAGTAGAAAGGGCTTGGTGTGCTTTTATGTCAGAAGCTGAAAAAGTGAGTGAACTACATCTAGAAGTAAAAGGTTCACTGATGAATGAAGACTTTGAAAAAATCAAGAACTGGCAGAAGGAAGCCTTTCATAAGCAAATGATGGGAGGATTTAAGGAAACCAAAGAAGCAGAAGATGGATTTAGGAAAGCTCAGAAACCCTGGGCAAAAAAGCTGAAAGAG GTGGAAGCTGCCAAGAAAGCATACCATGCAGCCTGCAAAGAGGAGAAACTGGCTATATCcagagaaacaaacagcaaagctGATCCAGCACTAAATCCTGAACAACTTAAGAAATTACAAGACAAAGTGGAGAGAAGCAAACAAGATGTACTAAAG ACAaaagaaaagtatgaaaaatcactgaaagaaTTAGATAATGCTACTCCTCAATATATGGAAAACATGGAGCAGGTATTTGAACAGTGTCAGCAGTTTGAGGAAAAACGCTTACGCTTCTTTCGAGAAGTGTTACTGGAAGTTCAGAAACACCTTGACTTATCTAATGTTGCAAG ttacaaaaatatCTACCGTGAACTGGAACAGAATATCAAAACAGCAGATGCTGTTGAAGACTTGCGATGGTTTAGAGCTAATCAAGGTCCAGGGATGTCAATGAATTGGCCTCAGTTTGAG GAGTGGTCTGCAGATCTGAATCGCACTCTCagtagaagagaaaagaaaaaggcttctgATGGAGTGACTCTGACTGGTATTAATCAGACAGGAGATCAAGTTTCACAGCCTAACAAACATAGCAG cAGTCTTAGTGTCCAGAGTAACACAGTGCAGTCAGTACAATCAAGTTACAATCCCTTTGAAGATGAAGAAGATACTGGGAGTACTGTCAGTGAAAAGGAGGACAATAAGATCAAAAA tgttAGCAgctatgaaaaaaaccaaagctatcCTACAGATTGGTCTGATGAAGAGTCCAACAATCCCTTCTCTTCCACTGATGCAAATGGAGACACCAATCCATTTGATGAAGATACCTCTCCTGCAATGGAGGTGAGAGTACGTGCACTCTATGACTATGAGGGCCAAGAGCAAGATGAACTCAGCTTTAAAGCTG GGGATGAGTTAACTAAAATGGAGAATGAAGATGAGCAGGGTTGGTGTAAAGGACGTCTGGACAATGGACAAGTTGGTTTATACCCAGCAAACTACGTAGAACCAATCCAGTGA
- the PACSIN2 gene encoding protein kinase C and casein kinase substrate in neurons protein 2 isoform X3 yields the protein MSGSYDDSVGVEVSSDSFWEVGNYKRTVKRIDDGHRLCNDLMNCIHERARIEKVYAQQLTEWAKRWKQLVEKGPQYGTVERAWCAFMSEAEKVSELHLEVKGSLMNEDFEKIKNWQKEAFHKQMMGGFKETKEAEDGFRKAQKPWAKKLKEVEAAKKAYHAACKEEKLAISRETNSKADPALNPEQLKKLQDKVERSKQDVLKTKEKYEKSLKELDNATPQYMENMEQVFEQCQQFEEKRLRFFREVLLEVQKHLDLSNVASYKNIYRELEQNIKTADAVEDLRWFRANQGPGMSMNWPQFEEWSADLNRTLSRREKKKASDGVTLTGINQTGDQVSQPNKHSSVSSYEKNQSYPTDWSDEESNNPFSSTDANGDTNPFDEDTSPAMEVRVRALYDYEGQEQDELSFKAGDELTKMENEDEQGWCKGRLDNGQVGLYPANYVEPIQ from the exons GTTGGAAATTACAAGCGGACAGTAAAACGAATTGATGATGGTCACAGACTTTGCAATGATCTTATGAATTGTATTCATGAACGGGCACGAATAGAGAAGGTCTATGCTCAGCAGCTTACAGAATGGGCAAAAAGGTGGAAACAGCTTGTGGAAAAAG GCCCACAGTATGGAACAGTAGAAAGGGCTTGGTGTGCTTTTATGTCAGAAGCTGAAAAAGTGAGTGAACTACATCTAGAAGTAAAAGGTTCACTGATGAATGAAGACTTTGAAAAAATCAAGAACTGGCAGAAGGAAGCCTTTCATAAGCAAATGATGGGAGGATTTAAGGAAACCAAAGAAGCAGAAGATGGATTTAGGAAAGCTCAGAAACCCTGGGCAAAAAAGCTGAAAGAG GTGGAAGCTGCCAAGAAAGCATACCATGCAGCCTGCAAAGAGGAGAAACTGGCTATATCcagagaaacaaacagcaaagctGATCCAGCACTAAATCCTGAACAACTTAAGAAATTACAAGACAAAGTGGAGAGAAGCAAACAAGATGTACTAAAG ACAaaagaaaagtatgaaaaatcactgaaagaaTTAGATAATGCTACTCCTCAATATATGGAAAACATGGAGCAGGTATTTGAACAGTGTCAGCAGTTTGAGGAAAAACGCTTACGCTTCTTTCGAGAAGTGTTACTGGAAGTTCAGAAACACCTTGACTTATCTAATGTTGCAAG ttacaaaaatatCTACCGTGAACTGGAACAGAATATCAAAACAGCAGATGCTGTTGAAGACTTGCGATGGTTTAGAGCTAATCAAGGTCCAGGGATGTCAATGAATTGGCCTCAGTTTGAG GAGTGGTCTGCAGATCTGAATCGCACTCTCagtagaagagaaaagaaaaaggcttctgATGGAGTGACTCTGACTGGTATTAATCAGACAGGAGATCAAGTTTCACAGCCTAACAAACATAGCAG tgttAGCAgctatgaaaaaaaccaaagctatcCTACAGATTGGTCTGATGAAGAGTCCAACAATCCCTTCTCTTCCACTGATGCAAATGGAGACACCAATCCATTTGATGAAGATACCTCTCCTGCAATGGAGGTGAGAGTACGTGCACTCTATGACTATGAGGGCCAAGAGCAAGATGAACTCAGCTTTAAAGCTG GGGATGAGTTAACTAAAATGGAGAATGAAGATGAGCAGGGTTGGTGTAAAGGACGTCTGGACAATGGACAAGTTGGTTTATACCCAGCAAACTACGTAGAACCAATCCAGTGA